One window from the genome of Elusimicrobiota bacterium encodes:
- a CDS encoding glycine--tRNA ligase subunit alpha, giving the protein MTFQEIILTLHKYWAKQGCLLWQPYDIEKGAGTFNPATFLECLTPHPWKVAYVEPSRRPADGRYGENPNRLQHYYQYQVVLKPAPANIQSLYLASLRAIGIDPKQHDIRFVEDDWESPTLGAWGLGWEVWLDGMEITQFTYFQEIGGVKLDPISVEITYGLERLAMYSQKKNNVYDILWAPKVTYGQMHKADEQQFSKYNFEVANVDLLKESFANYEAEARRLLDAELVRPAYEQVMKCSHAFNLLDARGAISVSERVTYIARVRALACRVAQAYVKPFVEAAKPA; this is encoded by the coding sequence ATGACCTTTCAAGAAATCATTCTGACGCTTCATAAATACTGGGCGAAACAAGGCTGTCTCCTCTGGCAACCCTACGACATCGAAAAAGGAGCCGGCACCTTCAACCCGGCTACTTTTTTGGAGTGCCTCACGCCTCACCCGTGGAAAGTGGCTTATGTCGAACCCAGCCGCCGCCCAGCCGACGGACGGTACGGAGAAAACCCCAACCGGCTCCAGCATTACTACCAGTACCAGGTCGTTCTGAAACCCGCTCCGGCCAACATCCAATCGCTTTATCTGGCCTCCTTGCGCGCCATCGGAATCGATCCCAAACAGCACGATATCCGTTTCGTTGAAGACGACTGGGAATCCCCGACCTTGGGCGCCTGGGGATTGGGATGGGAAGTGTGGCTGGACGGCATGGAAATCACCCAGTTCACCTACTTCCAGGAGATCGGCGGGGTGAAACTGGACCCGATCTCGGTGGAGATTACGTACGGGCTCGAGCGGTTGGCCATGTATTCCCAGAAGAAAAACAATGTCTACGATATTCTCTGGGCCCCCAAAGTCACGTATGGCCAGATGCACAAGGCCGATGAACAGCAGTTTTCAAAATACAACTTTGAAGTGGCGAACGTGGACTTGTTGAAAGAATCCTTCGCGAATTATGAGGCGGAGGCGCGGCGATTATTGGACGCCGAACTGGTCCGGCCGGCGTATGAACAGGTCATGAAGTGTTCGCACGCGTTCAACCTGCTCGATGCCCGGGGGGCGATTTCCGTCTCCGAGCGTGTGACGTATATCGCGCGGGTGCGGGCCCTGGCCTGCCGGGTGGCCCAGGCCTATGTGAAACCGTTTGTGGAGGCGGCCAAACCCGCATGA
- a CDS encoding hemolysin family protein yields MSLIGQSILFLMCLFGAAFFSATETALTSLSLSAWQRLQRNKPQVEPTYVLWSGDPSLVMATILFGNTLSCLGASILVSLMTKQLTDAAHFSTGIFLLASSFFAGTTILIAGEILPKLYARHYQERVLGWVARPLALVTRALRPGLRGVAALADLLRKAFSSHPSEPQITAEELRLMLSDPGSEGLVPATRRILSNIIAFDQVKVRQVMIPREHVVAVRMEQNQERVFEHIVCSGFSRVPVYFGSIDNILGIVYAKDLLTEWRNSGLLVLEDLLRPAYRIASDAPLSVLLQAFRQGHHMAIITDALGRTQGLVTIEDAVEAIVGDIADEFDQPPSTLL; encoded by the coding sequence ATGAGCCTTATTGGGCAATCGATTCTATTTTTAATGTGTCTCTTTGGGGCGGCCTTTTTTTCCGCGACAGAGACGGCGCTGACCAGCCTGTCTCTATCCGCCTGGCAACGGCTCCAGCGGAATAAACCGCAGGTGGAGCCGACCTATGTGCTTTGGTCGGGGGATCCAAGCCTGGTGATGGCGACCATCCTTTTCGGGAACACGTTGTCATGCCTTGGCGCGAGCATTCTGGTCAGCTTGATGACCAAACAGCTGACGGATGCCGCGCATTTTTCAACGGGTATTTTTTTGCTGGCCAGTTCTTTCTTTGCCGGGACCACCATCCTGATTGCCGGCGAAATACTGCCGAAGCTCTATGCGCGGCATTATCAGGAGCGCGTGTTGGGCTGGGTGGCCCGGCCGCTGGCGCTGGTCACGCGCGCCCTGCGGCCCGGTCTGCGCGGGGTGGCGGCTTTGGCGGATTTGTTGCGCAAGGCCTTCTCCAGCCATCCGTCCGAACCCCAGATTACGGCAGAAGAGCTTCGCCTGATGCTGTCCGATCCCGGTTCGGAAGGACTTGTTCCGGCCACGCGCCGGATTCTTTCCAATATTATCGCTTTTGACCAGGTGAAAGTCCGCCAGGTCATGATCCCACGGGAGCATGTTGTGGCTGTACGAATGGAGCAGAACCAGGAGCGCGTGTTTGAGCATATTGTTTGCTCCGGTTTTTCCCGTGTGCCCGTCTATTTTGGCAGCATTGACAACATTTTGGGGATCGTCTATGCTAAGGACCTCTTGACCGAATGGCGAAATTCCGGGCTTCTCGTCCTGGAAGACCTTCTGAGGCCGGCTTACCGTATCGCATCCGACGCACCCTTATCGGTCCTGCTGCAGGCCTTCCGACAGGGTCATCACATGGCCATTATCACGGATGCGCTGGGCCGGACCCAGGGGCTTGTGACCATTGAAGATGCGGTGGAGGCGATCGTGGGGGATATCGCGGACGAGTTCGACCAGCCGCCCAGCACGCTCTTATGA
- the recO gene encoding DNA repair protein RecO, with the protein MIQNLRAIVLWSRRSRDADKVIGFFTREKGRLTVRATSAARSIAKFAALTEPFVESDVAIYSNPDHGWGKLVGGRLMRSFPALRTDMGRSTAAAWVCEIVSRLTPEEQPSPEKYNLLAETLTALETASRFSVVRLAFAVRFLSYAGFGLDHRTAWQELQQRHPDWAQALAEIPLASLGESQWNAPAVTALEQLAGMIVSDHLNRPLSVNRFRQMTGVQI; encoded by the coding sequence ATGATCCAGAATCTCCGGGCAATTGTGCTCTGGTCGCGGCGCAGCCGGGACGCCGATAAAGTCATCGGTTTTTTCACGCGGGAAAAAGGGCGTCTCACCGTGCGGGCGACGAGCGCCGCGCGCTCCATCGCCAAATTCGCGGCCTTAACCGAACCGTTTGTCGAGAGCGACGTCGCGATTTATTCAAACCCGGATCACGGATGGGGAAAACTGGTCGGCGGACGACTGATGCGAAGTTTCCCGGCGTTGCGGACGGACATGGGCCGCAGCACCGCGGCCGCGTGGGTCTGCGAAATCGTGTCCCGCCTGACGCCCGAGGAACAACCGAGTCCGGAAAAGTACAATCTGTTGGCGGAGACGCTGACCGCGCTGGAAACCGCTTCCCGTTTTTCCGTTGTCCGGTTGGCTTTTGCCGTCCGTTTTTTGAGTTATGCCGGGTTTGGTCTTGACCACCGGACCGCCTGGCAGGAGCTGCAGCAGCGGCATCCGGATTGGGCTCAGGCTCTGGCGGAGATCCCGCTGGCCTCTTTGGGAGAGTCGCAGTGGAATGCTCCCGCGGTGACGGCGCTGGAGCAGCTGGCCGGGATGATTGTTTCGGATCACTTGAACCGGCCGTTGTCGGTCAACCGCTTCCGGCAAATGACAGGAGTCCAGATTTAG
- a CDS encoding PhoH family protein, translated as MVTRKIHLIDSREALSLLGQQDQNLRALEQTYGVQIFGRGHIVSVRGAPGKVEKTLEAIESLRQNLGQPDASSSFQGPAEQAGEAAFTNSFGRSIHSKTANQRRYVELMTANDLVIAIGPAGTGKTYLAVASALAALKAGRVTKIVLTRPVVEAGEKLGFLPGDFYEKVNPYLRPLYDAFYAMLGPDRFRLYRDEETIEIVPLAYMRGRTLENAFVILDEAQNATAEQMKMFLTRMGLGSKAVVNGDITQIDLANRRQSGLVNLPIILKGTPGIEFIHFTEVDVVRHRLVKEILKAYDDWEKRGES; from the coding sequence ATGGTCACCCGGAAAATTCATCTCATCGATTCACGGGAAGCGCTGTCGTTATTGGGCCAGCAGGACCAGAATCTACGAGCGCTCGAGCAGACCTATGGAGTCCAGATTTTTGGCCGGGGGCATATCGTGTCGGTGCGCGGCGCGCCCGGGAAGGTGGAGAAAACGCTCGAAGCCATTGAGAGCCTGCGGCAAAACCTCGGTCAGCCAGACGCATCGTCTTCTTTTCAGGGGCCTGCGGAACAGGCCGGCGAGGCCGCTTTCACGAACAGCTTCGGTCGGTCCATCCATTCGAAAACGGCCAACCAGCGGCGTTACGTGGAACTGATGACGGCTAACGATCTGGTCATCGCCATCGGCCCGGCCGGCACCGGCAAAACGTATCTGGCCGTGGCGAGCGCTCTGGCGGCGCTGAAAGCCGGCCGGGTCACGAAGATCGTTTTGACCCGCCCGGTCGTGGAAGCAGGGGAAAAACTCGGATTTCTGCCCGGCGATTTTTATGAAAAGGTCAATCCGTATCTTCGTCCGCTCTATGATGCCTTTTACGCCATGTTGGGCCCGGACCGTTTCCGGCTTTATCGCGACGAAGAAACCATCGAGATCGTTCCGCTGGCTTATATGCGCGGGCGCACGCTGGAAAATGCGTTTGTCATTCTAGATGAAGCGCAAAACGCGACCGCTGAGCAAATGAAAATGTTTCTGACGCGCATGGGGCTGGGGTCCAAGGCGGTGGTCAACGGGGATATCACCCAGATTGACCTGGCCAATCGCCGGCAGTCGGGCCTGGTCAACTTGCCGATTATTTTAAAAGGCACACCGGGGATCGAGTTCATCCATTTTACCGAGGTGGACGTGGTCCGGCACCGCCTGGTGAAAGAAATCTTGAAGGCGTATGACGATTGGGAAAAACGGGGAGAGTCCTAA
- a CDS encoding DUF192 domain-containing protein — protein MSVRNQTRGTELAGRVRIASSLLDRVVGLLRTPRLEPGTGIWLKPCRSVHTWFMRYPIDVLFLDSDGRVLHQGTLKPWRFSRWVSRSQSVLELSAGTLDLTGTQTGDRLEMKERT, from the coding sequence GTGTCTGTCCGCAATCAAACAAGGGGGACGGAACTCGCCGGCCGTGTCCGGATAGCTTCCTCTCTGTTGGACCGTGTCGTCGGGCTTTTACGGACGCCGCGGCTGGAGCCGGGAACAGGGATTTGGCTCAAACCCTGCCGGTCGGTGCATACATGGTTTATGCGTTATCCCATTGACGTTCTCTTCCTGGATTCGGACGGACGGGTTCTTCATCAGGGGACTCTGAAGCCCTGGCGGTTCTCCCGCTGGGTCAGCCGTTCGCAGAGCGTCCTGGAATTGTCCGCCGGGACGCTGGACCTGACGGGAACTCAAACGGGAGACCGGCTTGAGATGAAGGAGCGGACCTAA
- a CDS encoding LysM peptidoglycan-binding domain-containing protein, which yields MKPRLTVLFLALFLLSASVVWSENQPGSEFPAYEPPRIEDFPAAPAPATSGESAPPSEPSAPEPAAEVTPPPAMQEYRVWIWQENGDSLSMIAKKLYGDPQKWRLIYLANKDVIKDPNKIYPKQKLKIPPADWIPDNGL from the coding sequence ATGAAGCCACGGCTGACCGTCCTCTTCTTGGCCCTCTTTTTACTGAGCGCCTCCGTTGTCTGGTCCGAGAATCAACCCGGTTCTGAATTCCCTGCCTACGAGCCACCCCGTATAGAAGATTTTCCGGCCGCCCCCGCTCCGGCCACATCGGGTGAGTCCGCTCCTCCGTCTGAACCCTCAGCTCCCGAGCCAGCGGCTGAGGTCACGCCACCTCCGGCGATGCAGGAATACCGGGTGTGGATCTGGCAGGAAAACGGCGACAGTCTTTCCATGATCGCGAAGAAACTGTACGGCGATCCGCAGAAGTGGCGTTTGATTTATCTGGCGAACAAAGACGTGATTAAAGATCCCAATAAAATTTATCCCAAGCAAAAACTCAAGATTCCGCCGGCCGATTGGATTCCGGACAACGGGTTATAA
- the glyS gene encoding glycine--tRNA ligase subunit beta encodes MNTKDALLEIGCEELPASFVPLGIEQLQKIADTSLKDHQLSCQSIHVYGTPRRLAVVLKGLADHSEDQTKVISGPPAEMAKDASGEWTPATLGFARKQGVHPDSLTISNGKLSATLHIPGVPTRQLLAQLFPEWIRRLQFPKSMVWEPSGFRFPRPIRWLTAVYAHVPVSFSIAGVRSGKWTVGLVLYSSKKIVVAQPGAYVSLLKNQCVLVEPLARVEAIRKLAEQAARRLHGRALIRESLLEQVSNLLEHPSAILGNFDPAYLALPAEVLITCLEHHQKFFPVAEAASDTLLPHFVGIRNGMSVNMEVVREGYERVLAARLADARFFFDHDRKMPLVSKMEALRGVLFQSKLGNLFEKKERVKQLLQVIGSFLGGAPWLAQAERAADLCKADLVTDMVREFPELQGIMARLYAQADGEDPAVAQALEQHYWPITLSGVLPTTDVATAVALADKLDTLAGDFAVGLIPSGSADPYGLRRAAGGVLRLLEERSWPLSLEKLIEKACDLQPENVRAQAVEAAPKLVQFMKQRWSALLEERGYKFDEIDAVLTAGVGQVRETLDRLKALHELRSQKEFEPLSVAFKRSINIVRQADKSLPIHDGAAPLQADLLREPCEQALYQAIESTESLVAHHVESRAYREALASLVCLRDPLDGFFNGVMVMAEDPALRANRLALLGRLVRLFSRIADFSKLQNA; translated from the coding sequence ATGAACACGAAAGACGCGCTTCTAGAGATCGGTTGCGAAGAGCTTCCCGCTTCCTTTGTCCCGCTCGGGATCGAGCAGTTGCAGAAGATTGCCGATACATCCTTAAAGGACCACCAGCTTTCCTGCCAATCGATCCACGTCTATGGGACGCCCCGCCGCTTGGCGGTGGTTCTCAAAGGCCTGGCGGATCATTCGGAGGATCAAACAAAAGTCATTTCGGGTCCCCCTGCAGAAATGGCGAAAGATGCCTCCGGCGAGTGGACACCGGCGACTCTTGGATTTGCGCGCAAGCAGGGGGTTCATCCGGATTCTCTAACGATTTCAAACGGCAAACTGAGCGCGACCCTCCATATCCCCGGAGTGCCCACCCGCCAGCTCCTGGCGCAGCTTTTTCCGGAATGGATCCGGCGGCTGCAGTTTCCTAAGTCCATGGTCTGGGAACCGAGTGGTTTCCGTTTCCCTCGTCCCATCCGCTGGCTGACGGCGGTGTATGCGCACGTCCCCGTTTCTTTTTCCATCGCCGGCGTCCGTTCCGGCAAGTGGACGGTCGGGTTGGTCCTTTATTCGAGTAAAAAAATCGTCGTGGCCCAGCCGGGAGCGTACGTCAGCCTCTTGAAGAACCAGTGTGTTCTGGTGGAACCTTTGGCGCGGGTGGAAGCGATCCGCAAACTGGCCGAGCAGGCGGCGCGAAGGCTCCACGGCCGCGCTCTCATTCGGGAAAGCCTTCTGGAGCAGGTGTCCAATCTCCTGGAGCACCCCAGCGCGATCCTCGGCAATTTTGATCCAGCGTACTTGGCTCTCCCGGCGGAAGTGCTCATCACCTGTCTGGAGCATCATCAAAAATTCTTTCCGGTGGCCGAGGCCGCCTCAGATACTCTGCTGCCGCACTTTGTCGGCATCCGTAACGGGATGTCCGTCAATATGGAGGTGGTGCGCGAAGGGTATGAGCGCGTCCTGGCCGCCCGCCTGGCGGATGCCCGGTTCTTTTTCGATCACGACCGGAAAATGCCTCTGGTTTCGAAAATGGAAGCGCTCCGAGGCGTCCTCTTCCAGAGCAAGCTGGGCAATCTGTTTGAAAAGAAAGAGCGCGTGAAACAGCTCTTGCAGGTGATCGGGAGTTTCCTGGGAGGAGCTCCCTGGTTGGCGCAAGCCGAACGCGCGGCGGATTTGTGCAAGGCGGATCTGGTGACCGATATGGTCCGCGAATTTCCGGAGCTGCAGGGCATCATGGCGCGGCTTTATGCGCAGGCCGATGGGGAAGATCCGGCGGTGGCGCAGGCCCTGGAGCAGCATTATTGGCCGATCACGCTCAGCGGGGTTTTGCCCACCACCGATGTGGCGACCGCCGTGGCGTTAGCCGATAAGCTGGATACGCTGGCCGGGGATTTCGCGGTCGGGCTGATCCCCAGCGGTTCAGCCGATCCGTATGGCTTGCGCCGGGCCGCCGGGGGAGTGCTGCGTCTCCTGGAAGAACGATCCTGGCCGCTTTCTCTCGAGAAACTGATCGAAAAGGCGTGTGATCTTCAACCGGAGAACGTCCGCGCCCAGGCCGTCGAAGCGGCTCCAAAGCTGGTTCAATTCATGAAGCAGCGCTGGTCCGCGTTGTTGGAGGAACGAGGATATAAGTTTGACGAGATCGATGCGGTCCTGACCGCCGGGGTCGGCCAGGTCCGGGAGACCTTGGACCGGCTCAAGGCCCTGCATGAGCTTCGGTCTCAAAAAGAATTTGAGCCGTTGTCTGTCGCGTTCAAGCGGAGCATCAACATTGTCCGTCAGGCGGATAAGAGCCTGCCCATCCACGACGGAGCGGCGCCGCTGCAGGCGGATCTGCTCCGGGAACCTTGCGAACAGGCCTTGTATCAGGCGATTGAATCAACGGAATCCCTGGTGGCCCATCATGTCGAGTCCCGCGCCTATCGGGAGGCGCTGGCGTCCCTCGTCTGCCTGCGCGACCCCCTCGATGGTTTTTTCAACGGCGTGATGGTGATGGCGGAAGACCCCGCGCTCCGCGCCAACCGGCTCGCGCTCCTGGGGCGGCTGGTCCGCTTGTTCTCGCGAATCGCTGATTTCTCCAAACTTCAAAATGCATGA
- the ybeY gene encoding rRNA maturation RNase YbeY, translating to MKKSSLTVDVTLIRSARVPAGACSMKDLEGLAGFVLSAEQAAGRVTLALEMTRPVRIHQLNRRFRGVDRPTDVIAFRSEVEPLSRPECRERGFQGDIAINVSQAARQAKAMGHSLKREIRTLWIHGILHLMGYTDYAPVPRRRMFQRQNDLLRRWEKKNQ from the coding sequence ATGAAAAAATCGTCATTGACCGTGGACGTCACGCTGATCCGATCGGCGCGTGTCCCCGCCGGAGCCTGTTCCATGAAAGACCTGGAAGGCCTGGCGGGTTTTGTGCTCTCGGCCGAACAAGCCGCGGGACGGGTGACGCTGGCCCTGGAGATGACCCGGCCCGTTCGCATCCATCAGTTGAACCGGCGTTTTCGCGGGGTGGACCGTCCGACGGACGTGATAGCCTTCCGCAGCGAAGTGGAACCCCTCTCCCGACCAGAGTGTCGGGAGAGGGGCTTTCAGGGCGACATCGCCATTAACGTGTCGCAGGCCGCCCGCCAGGCTAAGGCCATGGGGCATTCCTTAAAACGGGAAATCCGTACCCTGTGGATTCATGGTATCCTGCATTTAATGGGATACACCGATTACGCCCCGGTGCCCCGGCGCCGGATGTTTCAGCGGCAGAATGACTTGTTGCGGCGGTGGGAGAAAAAGAACCAGTGA
- a CDS encoding hemolysin family protein, giving the protein MNEILWAIVFSAFFFVLSMFFSAAETGLVSLSRPRLKKLISQKPELAETFTSWLASPQYLLTTLLIGSTLCDVLTTILATHAVFVAFPQWRQGLVATGLWLILTLVLFIFTDLFPKSLARHYPQRVTVASLRWTSALAKLFTPGIRLGMAFFGRLFPALQGAPVGRMSVYSLEELRDMIRASAMHGTMGQRSSQMMERVLALNRTQVAQIMTPFEKIDMVNLGMDPERILDQIAEAGRTRVPAYRANARKIGGFLHMKDLLMAWRGLLPVKLDLLMRQPLFIPSTTPAGDLLEEFRKGTSHLAVVVNEGGECLGIVTLEDVLEEVVGEILDEYDLENPRGT; this is encoded by the coding sequence GTGAACGAAATTCTTTGGGCAATCGTTTTCAGCGCTTTTTTCTTTGTCTTGTCGATGTTCTTTTCGGCCGCCGAGACCGGGCTCGTGTCGTTGTCCCGTCCTCGCCTGAAAAAATTAATTTCACAGAAACCTGAGCTGGCGGAAACCTTTACGTCCTGGTTGGCCTCCCCGCAGTATCTGTTAACGACACTCCTCATCGGAAGTACGCTCTGCGATGTGCTCACCACCATCCTCGCGACCCATGCCGTATTTGTGGCGTTCCCTCAATGGAGGCAGGGTTTGGTGGCTACGGGACTTTGGCTGATATTGACCCTGGTTCTTTTCATTTTCACGGATCTTTTCCCTAAAAGTCTGGCCCGTCATTACCCGCAACGCGTGACCGTGGCATCCTTGCGCTGGACGAGCGCTCTGGCGAAGCTGTTCACCCCCGGCATCCGGCTGGGGATGGCGTTCTTCGGCCGATTGTTTCCGGCCCTCCAGGGAGCGCCGGTGGGGCGCATGTCCGTCTATTCTTTGGAAGAGCTCCGGGACATGATTCGGGCGAGCGCCATGCATGGGACCATGGGGCAACGGTCGTCTCAAATGATGGAACGCGTGTTGGCGCTTAATCGGACACAGGTCGCCCAAATCATGACTCCCTTCGAGAAAATCGATATGGTGAATCTGGGGATGGATCCCGAGCGCATTCTCGACCAGATTGCGGAAGCGGGTCGGACGCGCGTGCCGGCTTACCGCGCCAATGCCAGGAAGATCGGAGGTTTTTTGCATATGAAAGATCTCCTGATGGCCTGGCGGGGGTTATTGCCCGTGAAATTGGATCTGCTCATGCGCCAACCCCTGTTTATTCCATCGACGACGCCGGCCGGAGACCTTTTGGAAGAGTTCCGCAAGGGGACCTCTCATCTGGCAGTTGTTGTCAATGAAGGGGGCGAGTGTCTGGGGATTGTGACGCTGGAAGACGTGCTGGAAGAAGTGGTGGGGGAAATTCTGGACGAATACGATCTGGAGAACCCCCGAGGAACCTGA
- a CDS encoding HDIG domain-containing metalloprotein yields the protein MIIGSWWLAGFRRLLQSLLNWVDSLLEKSPRKERLPFLWREVHVPTPLVAVGAAAILFLVLLPETVSTQGFTLSRIAALIGLLALLVLFFVVYFRFDLPQFLNDDEAVFLTGLCVVLGVILIEIVLAFPQQISPFAVPLGAVAILVTLLLHIRLALVISMVLSLVAGVLNQSSFDTIFVSFFSSCAAMLAAYRVRTRGDITRAGFHVAWVTFLTMYGLDLFRGVGHSLVLKDLQWGLVNGFFCAAIPLGLLPVLESFFSRITPITLLEVGDFNRPLLRRLMLEAPGTYHHTLLVAALAEQAAEAIGANSLLCRVGMYYHDIGKLLHPEYFIENQLIRRSISEKPGHHDKLNPSISSLVIMAHVKDGMALARSNKVPEEVVRFIPEHHGTSLIKYFYMRQLEQENEEESLSPESFRYPGPRPHSKETVIGMLADSAEAASRTVEEPTYERLKDLVEKIVQSKFQDGQFDEAPVTLEDLRKIIVSFAHSLSAMYHVRIEYPEMPENEPSSPFRAEPPLSTE from the coding sequence ATGATCATCGGCTCCTGGTGGTTGGCGGGATTCCGCCGTTTGCTCCAGTCCTTGTTAAACTGGGTCGACTCCCTTCTTGAAAAAAGTCCCCGCAAAGAGCGATTGCCTTTCCTCTGGCGGGAAGTGCATGTGCCGACGCCGCTCGTCGCCGTGGGTGCGGCCGCCATCCTTTTCCTCGTGTTGTTACCCGAAACCGTCAGTACGCAGGGGTTTACCTTATCGCGCATCGCCGCGCTGATCGGCCTTCTGGCGCTCCTGGTCCTTTTCTTTGTCGTTTATTTCCGGTTCGACTTACCCCAATTTTTGAATGATGATGAAGCCGTTTTTTTAACGGGCCTCTGCGTTGTTCTGGGTGTTATTCTCATCGAAATCGTGCTGGCTTTTCCTCAGCAGATCTCGCCGTTTGCGGTTCCGCTGGGGGCCGTCGCGATCCTGGTGACCCTGCTGCTGCATATCCGGCTGGCGCTGGTGATCAGCATGGTGCTTTCCCTCGTGGCAGGGGTGTTGAATCAATCCTCCTTTGATACGATTTTTGTTTCCTTTTTCTCCTCCTGCGCCGCCATGCTGGCGGCCTATCGGGTCCGGACGCGGGGCGATATCACGCGCGCCGGGTTCCATGTGGCGTGGGTGACCTTCCTGACGATGTATGGCCTCGACCTGTTTCGGGGGGTTGGCCATAGCCTGGTGCTGAAGGACCTGCAATGGGGGCTTGTGAATGGATTCTTCTGCGCCGCCATCCCGCTCGGTTTGTTGCCTGTCCTGGAATCTTTCTTCTCGCGCATTACGCCCATTACGCTCCTGGAAGTCGGCGATTTCAACCGTCCGCTCCTGCGCCGGCTGATGCTGGAAGCGCCCGGAACCTATCACCATACCTTGCTGGTTGCGGCGCTGGCGGAACAGGCGGCCGAGGCCATCGGCGCCAATTCGCTTTTGTGCCGGGTGGGGATGTATTACCACGATATCGGCAAGCTCCTGCATCCCGAATATTTCATTGAAAATCAGCTGATCCGCCGCAGCATCAGTGAAAAACCGGGCCATCACGACAAACTGAATCCGTCCATTTCAAGCCTCGTCATCATGGCCCATGTCAAAGACGGCATGGCCTTGGCGCGGTCCAATAAGGTGCCGGAGGAAGTGGTTCGCTTTATTCCGGAGCACCACGGGACGAGCCTCATCAAATATTTCTACATGCGCCAATTGGAGCAGGAAAACGAGGAAGAGTCGTTGTCCCCGGAATCCTTCCGTTATCCGGGGCCCCGGCCGCATTCCAAAGAGACGGTCATCGGCATGCTGGCGGATTCCGCGGAGGCGGCCAGTCGGACGGTGGAAGAACCGACCTACGAACGGTTGAAGGACCTGGTCGAGAAAATCGTGCAGAGCAAATTTCAAGATGGCCAATTCGATGAAGCGCCGGTGACGCTGGAAGATTTGCGTAAAATCATTGTCAGTTTTGCCCACTCCCTGAGCGCGATGTACCATGTGCGCATCGAGTATCCGGAGATGCCCGAAAACGAACCTTCCTCGCCTTTCCGGGCCGAACCGCCTCTCAGTACGGAATGA